A genomic segment from Polyangium mundeleinium encodes:
- a CDS encoding RNA polymerase sigma factor → MSESSGAHGSSEIEALVRGALGGSRASQRVLIEDVLAPVVQARVARVLVRRLSSKGDLRTEMMDLCQQVFVHVFGNDLLARWDPAVGPLGAFVGTIAENHVRSILRSRVRSPFTEIATEQEALELALPRGEQSHETTLVSREALRRLEAELDDEEREGFFAFFVDERSIEEMCVVTGKSREAVYKQRQRLRERVRRILDDEAASSRPPARGAPRTREEGL, encoded by the coding sequence GTGTCGGAGAGCAGCGGCGCGCACGGTTCGTCGGAGATCGAGGCGCTCGTACGGGGCGCGCTCGGCGGGAGCCGTGCGTCCCAGCGCGTGCTCATCGAGGACGTGCTCGCGCCGGTCGTCCAGGCCCGCGTCGCCCGTGTCCTCGTCCGGCGCCTGAGCTCGAAGGGGGATCTGCGCACCGAGATGATGGATCTCTGCCAGCAGGTCTTCGTGCACGTCTTCGGCAATGACCTCCTCGCGCGCTGGGATCCGGCCGTGGGCCCGCTCGGCGCGTTCGTCGGGACCATCGCGGAGAACCACGTCCGCTCGATCCTGCGCAGCCGCGTCCGTAGCCCCTTCACCGAAATCGCGACCGAGCAGGAGGCCCTGGAGCTCGCGCTGCCCCGCGGCGAGCAGAGCCACGAGACCACGCTCGTCTCGCGCGAGGCGCTGCGGAGGCTCGAAGCCGAGCTCGACGACGAGGAGCGGGAGGGGTTTTTCGCGTTCTTCGTGGACGAGCGATCCATCGAGGAGATGTGCGTGGTCACAGGCAAGAGCCGGGAGGCGGTCTACAAGCAACGCCAGCGGCTCCGGGAGCGCGTGCGGCGGATCCTCGACGACGAGGCCGCGAGCTCGCGCCCCCCCGCGCGCGGGGCGCCGAGGACCCGGGAGGAGGGGCTGTGA